CTTGTATAATCGAATTGGACAAAATCTAAATCCAGCCACACATTGTACAAACCAAACATCTAGTCAAACTGGTGGAGTCACTTATCATAGAAGTCCCCAATTTGGACAAGCAAATCAACATACAGAAAAGGAGCAATTGAGAAAGGGAATGAGAAAATAGATCATAAAATCACTTGAGATTAAGGAAAGATAAGTACACATGATTAGATATAAACGATCAGGAAGATCCTGCAAGCTAATTCAGTCTTAACCTTTTTTAATCCTAAAGCTAAGTTTAATCCAAGAAGGTGGAAACTGAACCACTTCACCTTGATCTAAACCCAAAATACAGAAAAGAAGTAAAAGAAACATCAAATAGCAAAACATAATTCTAAACCATAGTCTCCAATCCATTGTACACCATCAAAATGCTCCAACTTCCACCTTCTTGTTTCCCTTTTTCTACCCACCTCTagtctaatcatcatcttcatcctccTGGAAAACCAAATCAAACACACATCAATGGACTGAATTAACCAACTGGTACATTTAACCAGAAACTTGAAACAGAAATCAATGCATAGATTCGAAGGGACGAACTCTCCGTCATCATCTTCATCCTCATCATGAACCTCGGACTTCGATTTGTCAGATTCCTCATCCTCATCATTATCTCCAGCAGTCTGTAAAATCGAATAAATAAAAGGTTACGGATAGCTAAACATGGGCTAACAAATACCAGTAGACTTGTGAACACGAAGAGTATCTTTTACCAGTTTGTTATTGTAGGCCTCCATGCTCTTGTTGTAATCATCCTTTCGCTTCTCAGCCTTGGCTACATAAGGAGCCTTTTCCTGCAAGTTCATTTCAACATAAACAATTAATTCAAAACAAAcagtaaaaaacaagtatcaacaaTAACTAGATGAATATGAACATACAGCATCTGACAACGTTTTCCATTCAGCACCCCCAGCTTTCCCGACCTGATTAACCACAAAATCACAATCAATTTAAATAATATGCTGATTCGATAGTTAATTTAAGGCAGACTAATTATTTAGATCAGAAAagtaaaatacatataaatacTCACAGCAGCA
The window above is part of the Rutidosis leptorrhynchoides isolate AG116_Rl617_1_P2 unplaced genomic scaffold, CSIRO_AGI_Rlap_v1 contig526, whole genome shotgun sequence genome. Proteins encoded here:
- the LOC139884262 gene encoding uncharacterized protein, yielding SVAAVGKAGGAEWKTLSDAEKAPYVAKAEKRKDDYNKSMEAYNNKLTAGDNDEDEESDKSKSEVHDEDEDDDGERMKMMIRLEVGRKRETRRWKLEHFDGVQWIGDYGLELCFAI